A single genomic interval of Helicoverpa armigera isolate CAAS_96S chromosome 13, ASM3070526v1, whole genome shotgun sequence harbors:
- the LOC110370760 gene encoding phosphoinositide 3-kinase adapter protein 1 isoform X3: MDNPSYFALPNKDVPDSAESQGSSEPCSRSAPGRVWPDAGRPIGSPRRREPESPRRKEFRALLRSLSAREPEQAEAFLKGQPRPGDCAPGDMRHTFTAPRIKKGKISTTVVTSDGPQEREEVFYTIPLQGRRRHSVGGYLTTGAAGAGEVTAVPSEVPRMPPPRFNQKEEDTIKRRRPKNFTFKEMEDIAILWSSGSPESALWSDYLVASFDKIMSQRARHHYRVTPITAEELLAPDSQDKVEKLTKAQLQIVILCPILATKLADLKREVNGDNLFKVDKVLVMLLGVEKNQVISGNCEDYPTIDQWQMMCVREKDTSFVDTFLTAAVGILRTKDCKDTATDRTSFSIVPKKVKIGQSRVIALLNDPIRDEDSIKIMVDKKGEVINIPSFKKRNPYTLQFDIPESCLEVSMLVWVRVSKNGQSLGRRQIKCESRLRELDQLLRASDHPLEFMCQTLGFKTTSKEQLDSWMLNAFQKNIPPHFNLLASTEQFNPKADMSSGEEYPTLLHWAARFGLERLCWQLLECPGGGAAVALRNVRQRTPADLARDHKHYALADMLADHLKINEFSNMYYYLKNMSDNDKEESQDEAKQDELRIVETCDTVDSPVRNDHRNITESTDPFSEACTQNLEKNIDKADDIDKKRPNLRLPKIKEQFYQNEFPLHDNQVDRIQQALEHDYLVQPSNIKVESPKFRPNNLYANSSRLMPQQSDIFLYSPTEESKTFTIDTPTSDISQINLNTKDARSSGSVKSGKESFPLTGQEELAEIINDFKNNVFTISEVEKLVMEWKNRNETQQSLKEKQEQLNKMREEYDRIQLKIKDNMKRPTPFERVKKMFSKSKNKHHHHENNNGTIEKRNGNTRPNSSLSESSSSSGRLSTVSGGSVAETNSVQSEIDDKARSIISSSTLTMHSACDGENRMDDYLIPPPPRPLNGCPQFTTFGHPKHDNRNQHMATIVERETSASRETLDCDADTRNGTHLRLNFGSRDRSHPTSRCDDRDGAHMYMNISATHT; this comes from the exons atAATCCGTCGTATTTTGCGTTGCCGAACAAGGATGTTCCGGACAGCGCGGAATCTCAAGGCTCCTCCGAGCCATGTTCCCGGTCAGCTCCCGGGCGCGTGTGGCCGGATGCCGGCCGACCGATCGGCTCCCCCCGCCGCAGGGAACCGGAGAGCCCCAGACGCAAAGAGTTCAGGGCGTTACTCAGATCACTGTCTGCACGGGAGCCAGAACAAGCTGAAGCTTTTCTAAAAGGACAACCAAGACCAGGGGATTGCGCTCCAGGAGATATGAGACACACATTCACTGCTCCGCGTATCAA gAAGGGCAAAATAAGTACAACGGTTGTCACAAGCGATGGTCCACAAGAGCGAGAAGAAGTGTTCTACACAATTCCCCTTCAGGGTAGGAGAAGGCATTCGGTGGGCGGGTACCTGACcacgggcgcggcgggcgctgGAGAAGTGACCGCGGTACCCAGCGAGGTGCCGAGGATGCCACCACCACGGTTCAACCAAAAGGAAGAGGATACCATCAAGAGGAGAAGACCAAAGAATTTCACATTTAAAG aAATGGAAGATATTGCAATACTGTGGAGCTCCGGCTCTCCTGAAAGTGCGTTATGGTCGGACTACTTGGTAGCAAGTTTCGATAAAATTATGTCGCAGCGAGCTAGACATCATTACAG AGTAACTCCGATAACCGCAGAAGAACTCTTGGCACCAGACTCTCAAGATAAAGTGGAAAAACTGACGAAGGCACAGCTGCAAATAGTGATCCTGTGCCCAATCCTAGCCACCAAGCTGGCGGACCTCAAGAGAGAGGTCAACGGAGACAATCTGTTCAAAGTCGACAAGGTTTTAGTGATGCTGCTCGGAGTTGAGAAAAATCAAGTCATCTCCGGTAACTGCGAAG ATTATCCGACTATAGACCAGTGGCAAATGATGTGCGTGCGCGAAAAGGACACGTCGTTTGTGGACACATTCCTAACAGCGGCCGTCGGCATACTGCGCACCAAAGATTGCAAAGATACAGCCACCGACAGAACCAGCTTCTCCATTGTTCCaaaaaaagtcaaaatc GGACAAAGTCGAGTGATAGCGCTCCTCAACGACCCTATTAGAGACGAGGACAGCATAAAGATAATGGTGGACAAGAAGGGCGAGGTCATCAACATACCCAGCTTCAAAAAGAGGAACCCTTACACACTTCAGTTCGATATACCGG AGTCATGTCTTGAAGTTTCGATGCTTGTGTGGGTGCGTGTGAGCAAGAATGGCCAGTCGTTGGGGCGAAGACAAATCAAATGCGAAAGCAGGCTCAGGGAATTGGATCAGCTGTTAAGAGCATCAGATCATCCTCTGGAGTTTATGTGCCAg ACTTTGGGCTTCAAAACAACCAGCAAAGAACAACTGGACAGTTGGATGTTGAACGCCTTCCAAAAGAACATACCACCACACTTCAACCTTCTTGCATCTACTGAACAGTTCAACCCGAAAGCTGATATGTCCA GTGGTGAGGAATACCCCACATTGCTTCACTGGGCGGCTCGGTTCGGGCTTGAGCGTTTATGCTGGCAGTTGCTAGAATGTCCCGGCGGCGGCGCTGCCGTCGCACTCCGCAATGTTCGACAACGCACCCCCGCTGACCTCGCCAGGGACCACAAGCATTATGCGCTTGCTGACATGCTAGCTGACCATCTC aaaataaatgaattctCCAACATGTACTACTACTTGAAAAACATGTCAGACAACGACAAAGAAGAGAGCCAAGACGAAGCTAAACAAGATGAACTTAGAATTGTAGAAACATGCGACACTGTCGACTCGCCAGTACGCAACGACCACAGAAATATAACAGAATCCACCGATCCCTTCAGCGAAGCGTGCACGCAGAACTTAGAGAAAAACATCGACAAGGCAGATGATATCGATAAGAAACGACCAAATCTGAGGCTCCCGAAAATTAAGGAACAGTTCTACCAAAACGAATTCCCGCTTCATGACAATCAAGTAGACAGAATACAACAAGCACTCGAACACGACTACTTGGTCCAACcctctaatataaaagtagaaaGCCCTAAGTTCAGACCAAATAACTTATACGCGAATAGTTCGAGACTGATGCCGCAGCAGTCCGACATATTCTTGTACTCGCCCACCGAAGAATCTAAGACTTTTACCATTGACACTCCTACTAGTGATATAAGCCAAATAAACCTTAATACCAAAGATGCTCGTAGCAGTGGCAGTGTGAAATCAGGAAAAGAATCCTTTCCACTGACCGGACAGGAAGAGTTAGCAGaaataataaacgatttcaaaaACAACGTGTTTACGATATCGGAGGTAGAAAAGTTGGTGATGGAATGGAAAAATAGGAACGAGACTCAACAGTCGCTCAAAGAGAAGCAGGAACAGTTGAACAAAATGAGAGAGGAGTATGACAGGATACAACTGAAGATAAAAGACAACATGAAAAGACCCACGCCGTTCGAGAGAGTGAAGAAAATGTTCTCCAAGAGCAAAAATAAAC atcATCACCATGAAAACAATAATGGCACAATTGAAAAACGAAATGGAAATACAAGACCAAATAGCAGCTTGAGTGAAA GTTCCTCATCTTCAGGACGTTTGAGTACAGTCAGCGGCGGCAGCGTGGCCGAGACTAACAGTGTCCAATCTGAGATTGATGACAAAGCTAGGTCTATT ATTTCATCAAGCACGTTGACGATGCATTCGGCGTGCGATGGTGAGAACAGAATGGATGACTACTTGATCCCGCCGCCACCTCGCCCGCTTAATGGATGCCCCCAGTTCACAACTTTTGGACATCCTAAACATGACAACAG AAACCAACACATGGCAACCATAGTCGAGCGTGAAACGTCAGCGTCTCGAGAAACGCTGGACTGTGACGCAGACACTCGTAACGGCACTCACTTGCGACTGAACTTTGGTTCGCGCGACCGGTCGCATCCGACTAGTCGCTGCGACGACCGAGATGGCGCACATATGTACATGAACATTTCTGCcacacacacataa
- the LOC110370760 gene encoding phosphoinositide 3-kinase adapter protein 1 isoform X4, producing the protein MINSTGAQFGRVATVQLQMEDIAILWSSGSPESALWSDYLVASFDKIMSQRARHHYRVTPITAEELLAPDSQDKVEKLTKAQLQIVILCPILATKLADLKREVNGDNLFKVDKVLVMLLGVEKNQVISGNCEDYPTIDQWQMMCVREKDTSFVDTFLTAAVGILRTKDCKDTATDRTSFSIVPKKVKIGQSRVIALLNDPIRDEDSIKIMVDKKGEVINIPSFKKRNPYTLQFDIPESCLEVSMLVWVRVSKNGQSLGRRQIKCESRLRELDQLLRASDHPLEFMCQTLGFKTTSKEQLDSWMLNAFQKNIPPHFNLLASTEQFNPKADMSSGEEYPTLLHWAARFGLERLCWQLLECPGGGAAVALRNVRQRTPADLARDHKHYALADMLADHLKINEFSNMYYYLKNMSDNDKEESQDEAKQDELRIVETCDTVDSPVRNDHRNITESTDPFSEACTQNLEKNIDKADDIDKKRPNLRLPKIKEQFYQNEFPLHDNQVDRIQQALEHDYLVQPSNIKVESPKFRPNNLYANSSRLMPQQSDIFLYSPTEESKTFTIDTPTSDISQINLNTKDARSSGSVKSGKESFPLTGQEELAEIINDFKNNVFTISEVEKLVMEWKNRNETQQSLKEKQEQLNKMREEYDRIQLKIKDNMKRPTPFERVKKMFSKSKNKHHHHENNNGTIEKRNGNTRPNSSLSESSSSSGRLSTVSGGSVAETNSVQSEIDDKARSIISSSTLTMHSACDGENRMDDYLIPPPPRPLNGCPQFTTFGHPKHDNRNQHMATIVERETSASRETLDCDADTRNGTHLRLNFGSRDRSHPTSRCDDRDGAHMYMNISATHT; encoded by the exons ATGATTAATTCAACGGGCGCACAATTTGGTCGAGTGGCTACCGTTCAATTGC aAATGGAAGATATTGCAATACTGTGGAGCTCCGGCTCTCCTGAAAGTGCGTTATGGTCGGACTACTTGGTAGCAAGTTTCGATAAAATTATGTCGCAGCGAGCTAGACATCATTACAG AGTAACTCCGATAACCGCAGAAGAACTCTTGGCACCAGACTCTCAAGATAAAGTGGAAAAACTGACGAAGGCACAGCTGCAAATAGTGATCCTGTGCCCAATCCTAGCCACCAAGCTGGCGGACCTCAAGAGAGAGGTCAACGGAGACAATCTGTTCAAAGTCGACAAGGTTTTAGTGATGCTGCTCGGAGTTGAGAAAAATCAAGTCATCTCCGGTAACTGCGAAG ATTATCCGACTATAGACCAGTGGCAAATGATGTGCGTGCGCGAAAAGGACACGTCGTTTGTGGACACATTCCTAACAGCGGCCGTCGGCATACTGCGCACCAAAGATTGCAAAGATACAGCCACCGACAGAACCAGCTTCTCCATTGTTCCaaaaaaagtcaaaatc GGACAAAGTCGAGTGATAGCGCTCCTCAACGACCCTATTAGAGACGAGGACAGCATAAAGATAATGGTGGACAAGAAGGGCGAGGTCATCAACATACCCAGCTTCAAAAAGAGGAACCCTTACACACTTCAGTTCGATATACCGG AGTCATGTCTTGAAGTTTCGATGCTTGTGTGGGTGCGTGTGAGCAAGAATGGCCAGTCGTTGGGGCGAAGACAAATCAAATGCGAAAGCAGGCTCAGGGAATTGGATCAGCTGTTAAGAGCATCAGATCATCCTCTGGAGTTTATGTGCCAg ACTTTGGGCTTCAAAACAACCAGCAAAGAACAACTGGACAGTTGGATGTTGAACGCCTTCCAAAAGAACATACCACCACACTTCAACCTTCTTGCATCTACTGAACAGTTCAACCCGAAAGCTGATATGTCCA GTGGTGAGGAATACCCCACATTGCTTCACTGGGCGGCTCGGTTCGGGCTTGAGCGTTTATGCTGGCAGTTGCTAGAATGTCCCGGCGGCGGCGCTGCCGTCGCACTCCGCAATGTTCGACAACGCACCCCCGCTGACCTCGCCAGGGACCACAAGCATTATGCGCTTGCTGACATGCTAGCTGACCATCTC aaaataaatgaattctCCAACATGTACTACTACTTGAAAAACATGTCAGACAACGACAAAGAAGAGAGCCAAGACGAAGCTAAACAAGATGAACTTAGAATTGTAGAAACATGCGACACTGTCGACTCGCCAGTACGCAACGACCACAGAAATATAACAGAATCCACCGATCCCTTCAGCGAAGCGTGCACGCAGAACTTAGAGAAAAACATCGACAAGGCAGATGATATCGATAAGAAACGACCAAATCTGAGGCTCCCGAAAATTAAGGAACAGTTCTACCAAAACGAATTCCCGCTTCATGACAATCAAGTAGACAGAATACAACAAGCACTCGAACACGACTACTTGGTCCAACcctctaatataaaagtagaaaGCCCTAAGTTCAGACCAAATAACTTATACGCGAATAGTTCGAGACTGATGCCGCAGCAGTCCGACATATTCTTGTACTCGCCCACCGAAGAATCTAAGACTTTTACCATTGACACTCCTACTAGTGATATAAGCCAAATAAACCTTAATACCAAAGATGCTCGTAGCAGTGGCAGTGTGAAATCAGGAAAAGAATCCTTTCCACTGACCGGACAGGAAGAGTTAGCAGaaataataaacgatttcaaaaACAACGTGTTTACGATATCGGAGGTAGAAAAGTTGGTGATGGAATGGAAAAATAGGAACGAGACTCAACAGTCGCTCAAAGAGAAGCAGGAACAGTTGAACAAAATGAGAGAGGAGTATGACAGGATACAACTGAAGATAAAAGACAACATGAAAAGACCCACGCCGTTCGAGAGAGTGAAGAAAATGTTCTCCAAGAGCAAAAATAAAC atcATCACCATGAAAACAATAATGGCACAATTGAAAAACGAAATGGAAATACAAGACCAAATAGCAGCTTGAGTGAAA GTTCCTCATCTTCAGGACGTTTGAGTACAGTCAGCGGCGGCAGCGTGGCCGAGACTAACAGTGTCCAATCTGAGATTGATGACAAAGCTAGGTCTATT ATTTCATCAAGCACGTTGACGATGCATTCGGCGTGCGATGGTGAGAACAGAATGGATGACTACTTGATCCCGCCGCCACCTCGCCCGCTTAATGGATGCCCCCAGTTCACAACTTTTGGACATCCTAAACATGACAACAG AAACCAACACATGGCAACCATAGTCGAGCGTGAAACGTCAGCGTCTCGAGAAACGCTGGACTGTGACGCAGACACTCGTAACGGCACTCACTTGCGACTGAACTTTGGTTCGCGCGACCGGTCGCATCCGACTAGTCGCTGCGACGACCGAGATGGCGCACATATGTACATGAACATTTCTGCcacacacacataa